A single genomic interval of Nerophis ophidion isolate RoL-2023_Sa linkage group LG11, RoL_Noph_v1.0, whole genome shotgun sequence harbors:
- the sphk2 gene encoding sphingosine kinase 2 isoform X1 codes for MRSPEPSSFPLSEALLHGQFASWGGGSGNSCPNSPGTPGGQAPAAPPPAVPASSYALTLTHVHVHIQRLSPRAGKEARLLLPLAELVGCSCPRAPAPPLLVLYWYPPGKRRKGVSRRRQVRAYLAESRAEAEKWSAAVQCLLAGVAVTSETEFSRSLLPRPRRLLLLVNPFSGRGQAMQWCHTHILPMIREANISYNLIQTERQNHARELIREISLPEWDGVVIISGDGLLHEVINGLMERADWEQAIKTPVGILPCGSGNALAGAINHNAGYDMCLREPLLLNCCFLLCRGGVRPMDLVSVTTSPPSSSSPSSNNNNNIRAAAPRRVFSFLSVAWGFVSDVDIESERYRGLGSARFTLGTLVRIASLRSYKGRLSYLPPATVASSPDATPPPPRRPLSRSITEGLEGFCKTPIHRTSSDMGISEQRSLRRGEGEREKEERQRERERRRERARGGGTGVVRASSLMEDREKETEMEEERLRGERNMAAGDGALAQIEDEEGGAEMGEGLVPAEETDGEPECCYTYQDGARDAKPTLRKNSAPSSQIADTLFSQPLAQEADAGASYGAEHMDLNGSYAYPLDGTRERALTISSPFRHSPFSYKPRTVDHNKNSSRPRPLSLMQHSHSNSLPPKLPSLSLSLSPTPPSSPSCASPRSSSYLAPRPNTPGSASPSPSLRMQSSTFNFDMAEPNGPFKNRPYVPLPPNLPRDELLPPLDQPLPTRDWVTIEGDFVLVLALYQSHLGADLHAAPQARFDDGLIHLTFVRAGISRATLLRLFFAMERGTHHSVSSPYVSHISCRAFRLQPLSTRGTLTVDGELVPYGPLQAQVHPSLARLIVGDSGVQITRF; via the exons ATGCGCTCCCCAGAACCGTCCTCCTTCCCCTTATCAGAAGCCCTCCTTCACGGCCAGTTTGCCAGCTGGGGAGGCGGCAGCGGCAACAGCTGCCCCAACAGCCCCGGGACCCCTGGGGGACAGGCCCCCGCCGCCCCTCCGCCCGCAGTCCCGGCCTCCAGCTACGCCCTGACCCTCACCCACGTCCACGTCCACATCCAGCGCCTGTCGCCGCGAGCGGGCAAGGAGGCTCGCCTCCTGCTGCCCCTGGCGGAGCTGGTGGGCTGCAGCTGCCCCCGGGCCCCCGCACCCCCTCTCCTGGTCCTCTATTGGTACCCGCCGGGGAAGAGACGCAAAGGGGTGTCGCGGCGCAGGCAGGTGAGGGCCTACCTGGCCGAGAGCCGGGCCGAAGCGGAGAAATGGTCGGCGGCGGTGCAGTGCTTACTTGCAGGTGTGGCGGTCACCTCTGAAACAG AATTTTCCAGAAGCCTCCTACCACGCCCCAGGCGACTGCTGCTGCTGGTCAACCCCTTCAGCGGCAGAGGACAGGCCATGCAGTGGTGTCATACACACATCCTGCCCATGATCAGGGAGGCCAACATCAGCTACAACCTGATACAgacag AGCGTCAGAACCATGCTCGAGAGCTGATCAGGGAGATATCTTTGCCAGAGTGGGACGGTGTGGTCATCATTTCTGGAGATGGACTCCTGCACGAG GTGATCAACGGGCTGATGGAGCGTGCTGACTGGGAACAAGCCATAAAAACACCTGTTGGCATTCTTCCCTGTGGCTCTGGCAACGCGCTGGCTGGTGCCATCAACCACAATGCGGG GTACGACATGTGCCTGCGGGAGCCTCTGCTGCTGAACTGCTGCTTCCTGCTGTGTCGTGGCGGCGTGCGGCCCATGGACCTGGTCTCCGTGACGACCagccccccctcctcctcctcgccctcctccaacaacaataacaacatcagGGCCGCAGCGCCCAGGAGGGTCTTCTCTTTCTTGTCCGTGGCCTGGGGCTTCGTGTCGGACGTGGACATTGAAAGTGAGAG GTACCGCGGCCTGGGCTCTGCTCGTTTCACTCTGGGGACCCTGGTGCGAATCGCCTCCCTGCGCTCCTACAAGGGTCGTCTGTCCTACCTCCCCCCCGCCACCGTGGCATCCTCTCCCGACGCCACGCCCCCGCCGCCGAGGAGGCCCCTGTCGCGCAGCATCACCGAAGGCCTGGAGGGCTTCTGCAAAACTCCCATCCACCGCACCAGCTCCGACATGGGCATCAGCGAACAGAGGAGTCTGCGGCGGGGCGAAGGAGAGCGGGAGAAGGAAGAGCGGCAGCGAGAGCGAGAGCGGCGGCGGGAGCGAGCCCGGGGAGGCGGCACGGGCGTGGTGAGGGCCAGCAGCCTCATGGAGGACCGGGAGAAGGAGACGGAGATGGAAGAGGAGAGGCTGAGAGGGGAACGCAACATGGCTGCCGGGGACGGAGCCTTGGCACAGATCGAAGATGAGGAGGGAGGAGCAGAGATGGGGGAGGGACTGGTGCCCGCTGAAGAGACTGATGGCGAGCCAGAATGTTGCTACACCTACCAAGACGGAGCCCGTGACGCCAAGCCAACACTCAGAAAGAACTCGGCTCCTTCGAGCCAGATCGCCGACACACTGTTCAGTCAGCCGCTCGCACAGGAAGCCGACGCCGGCGCCTCCTACGGGGCTGAGCACATGGACCTGAACGGGAGCTACGCATACCCTCTGGACGGGACCCGCGAGCGAGCCCTCACCATCTCCTCCCCCTTCCGTCACTCCCCTTTCTCCTACAAGCCGAGAACTGTGGATCACAACAAGAACTCCTCTCGGCCACGCCCCCTCTCGCTCATGCAGCACTCCCACTCCAACTCCCTCCCCCCAAAACTCCCTTCCCTCTCCCTCTCCCTTTCGCCCACGCCGCCGTCGTCGCCTTCCTGCGCGTCCCCGCGCTCCTCGTCCTACCTCGCCCCGCGCCCGAACACGCCGGGGTCCGCCTCGCCGTCGCCCTCGCTGCGCATGCAGTCCTCGACGTTCAACTTCGACATGGCCGAGCCGAACGGCCCTTTCAAAAACCGTCCTTACGTGCCGCTGCCTCCCAACCTGCCCAGGGATGAGCTGCTGCCCCCGCTTGACCAGCCTCTTCCCACACGGGACTGGGTCACAATCGAGGGGGACTTTGTCCTGGTCCTGGCCCTCTATCAGAGCCACCTGGGAGCCGACCTCCACGCCGCGCCCCAGGCCCGCTTTGACGACGGACTGATCCACCTGACCTTTGTGCGGGCGGGCATATCCAGAGCCACTTTACTCCGACTGTTCTTCGCCATGGAGCGAGGAACCCACCACTCTGTCAGCTCGCC
- the sphk2 gene encoding sphingosine kinase 2 isoform X2, translated as MQWCHTHILPMIREANISYNLIQTERQNHARELIREISLPEWDGVVIISGDGLLHEVINGLMERADWEQAIKTPVGILPCGSGNALAGAINHNAGYDMCLREPLLLNCCFLLCRGGVRPMDLVSVTTSPPSSSSPSSNNNNNIRAAAPRRVFSFLSVAWGFVSDVDIESERYRGLGSARFTLGTLVRIASLRSYKGRLSYLPPATVASSPDATPPPPRRPLSRSITEGLEGFCKTPIHRTSSDMGISEQRSLRRGEGEREKEERQRERERRRERARGGGTGVVRASSLMEDREKETEMEEERLRGERNMAAGDGALAQIEDEEGGAEMGEGLVPAEETDGEPECCYTYQDGARDAKPTLRKNSAPSSQIADTLFSQPLAQEADAGASYGAEHMDLNGSYAYPLDGTRERALTISSPFRHSPFSYKPRTVDHNKNSSRPRPLSLMQHSHSNSLPPKLPSLSLSLSPTPPSSPSCASPRSSSYLAPRPNTPGSASPSPSLRMQSSTFNFDMAEPNGPFKNRPYVPLPPNLPRDELLPPLDQPLPTRDWVTIEGDFVLVLALYQSHLGADLHAAPQARFDDGLIHLTFVRAGISRATLLRLFFAMERGTHHSVSSPYVSHISCRAFRLQPLSTRGTLTVDGELVPYGPLQAQVHPSLARLIVGDSGVQITRF; from the exons ATGCAGTGGTGTCATACACACATCCTGCCCATGATCAGGGAGGCCAACATCAGCTACAACCTGATACAgacag AGCGTCAGAACCATGCTCGAGAGCTGATCAGGGAGATATCTTTGCCAGAGTGGGACGGTGTGGTCATCATTTCTGGAGATGGACTCCTGCACGAG GTGATCAACGGGCTGATGGAGCGTGCTGACTGGGAACAAGCCATAAAAACACCTGTTGGCATTCTTCCCTGTGGCTCTGGCAACGCGCTGGCTGGTGCCATCAACCACAATGCGGG GTACGACATGTGCCTGCGGGAGCCTCTGCTGCTGAACTGCTGCTTCCTGCTGTGTCGTGGCGGCGTGCGGCCCATGGACCTGGTCTCCGTGACGACCagccccccctcctcctcctcgccctcctccaacaacaataacaacatcagGGCCGCAGCGCCCAGGAGGGTCTTCTCTTTCTTGTCCGTGGCCTGGGGCTTCGTGTCGGACGTGGACATTGAAAGTGAGAG GTACCGCGGCCTGGGCTCTGCTCGTTTCACTCTGGGGACCCTGGTGCGAATCGCCTCCCTGCGCTCCTACAAGGGTCGTCTGTCCTACCTCCCCCCCGCCACCGTGGCATCCTCTCCCGACGCCACGCCCCCGCCGCCGAGGAGGCCCCTGTCGCGCAGCATCACCGAAGGCCTGGAGGGCTTCTGCAAAACTCCCATCCACCGCACCAGCTCCGACATGGGCATCAGCGAACAGAGGAGTCTGCGGCGGGGCGAAGGAGAGCGGGAGAAGGAAGAGCGGCAGCGAGAGCGAGAGCGGCGGCGGGAGCGAGCCCGGGGAGGCGGCACGGGCGTGGTGAGGGCCAGCAGCCTCATGGAGGACCGGGAGAAGGAGACGGAGATGGAAGAGGAGAGGCTGAGAGGGGAACGCAACATGGCTGCCGGGGACGGAGCCTTGGCACAGATCGAAGATGAGGAGGGAGGAGCAGAGATGGGGGAGGGACTGGTGCCCGCTGAAGAGACTGATGGCGAGCCAGAATGTTGCTACACCTACCAAGACGGAGCCCGTGACGCCAAGCCAACACTCAGAAAGAACTCGGCTCCTTCGAGCCAGATCGCCGACACACTGTTCAGTCAGCCGCTCGCACAGGAAGCCGACGCCGGCGCCTCCTACGGGGCTGAGCACATGGACCTGAACGGGAGCTACGCATACCCTCTGGACGGGACCCGCGAGCGAGCCCTCACCATCTCCTCCCCCTTCCGTCACTCCCCTTTCTCCTACAAGCCGAGAACTGTGGATCACAACAAGAACTCCTCTCGGCCACGCCCCCTCTCGCTCATGCAGCACTCCCACTCCAACTCCCTCCCCCCAAAACTCCCTTCCCTCTCCCTCTCCCTTTCGCCCACGCCGCCGTCGTCGCCTTCCTGCGCGTCCCCGCGCTCCTCGTCCTACCTCGCCCCGCGCCCGAACACGCCGGGGTCCGCCTCGCCGTCGCCCTCGCTGCGCATGCAGTCCTCGACGTTCAACTTCGACATGGCCGAGCCGAACGGCCCTTTCAAAAACCGTCCTTACGTGCCGCTGCCTCCCAACCTGCCCAGGGATGAGCTGCTGCCCCCGCTTGACCAGCCTCTTCCCACACGGGACTGGGTCACAATCGAGGGGGACTTTGTCCTGGTCCTGGCCCTCTATCAGAGCCACCTGGGAGCCGACCTCCACGCCGCGCCCCAGGCCCGCTTTGACGACGGACTGATCCACCTGACCTTTGTGCGGGCGGGCATATCCAGAGCCACTTTACTCCGACTGTTCTTCGCCATGGAGCGAGGAACCCACCACTCTGTCAGCTCGCC